A stretch of the Geovibrio thiophilus genome encodes the following:
- a CDS encoding TIGR01212 family radical SAM protein (This family includes YhcC from E. coli K-12, an uncharacterized radical SAM protein.) has translation MMTDNLYLDLNTYLRRRFGRKVWKVPVDAGFTCPNRDGTKGHSGCIYCNNESFSGASAGGITEQVKKRIEALKRRNINAYIIYFQSYSNTYGTIDEIRTKIESALIEDGIVSVHIGTRPDTVDDEKLDYLAELNKKYEVVVEYGLQSSNPETLRIINRGHTAEDFADAVRKTAARGIKSCAHIILGLPNDTKADMLETVRFAAACGVHSVKFHHLHIVKDTELENIYNQGKIKVMDVREYADVLAECIALLPEETVIARLMGDAAGDTLIAPKWEISKNEFINLLKSVMREKGLRQGDSFGK, from the coding sequence ATGATGACAGATAATCTGTACCTCGATCTGAATACCTATCTCCGCCGCCGTTTCGGACGGAAGGTGTGGAAAGTTCCCGTGGATGCGGGCTTCACATGCCCCAACAGGGACGGAACCAAGGGGCATTCAGGGTGCATTTACTGCAACAATGAATCCTTCTCCGGCGCATCGGCGGGCGGGATTACGGAGCAGGTGAAGAAGCGCATTGAGGCGCTTAAACGCAGGAACATCAACGCTTATATTATATATTTTCAATCATACTCAAATACTTACGGCACTATTGATGAGATAAGGACAAAAATTGAAAGTGCCCTCATTGAAGACGGCATAGTGTCTGTTCATATAGGAACCCGCCCCGACACCGTGGACGATGAAAAGCTGGATTATCTGGCGGAATTAAACAAAAAATACGAAGTGGTTGTTGAGTATGGTCTGCAATCCTCAAACCCTGAGACACTGCGCATAATAAACCGCGGACACACGGCGGAGGATTTCGCCGATGCGGTGCGGAAGACCGCTGCAAGGGGAATAAAGTCCTGCGCTCACATCATCCTTGGTCTGCCTAACGATACAAAAGCAGACATGCTGGAAACAGTGCGTTTTGCCGCAGCCTGCGGGGTGCATTCCGTAAAGTTCCACCATCTTCACATAGTGAAGGATACGGAGCTTGAAAATATTTATAATCAGGGTAAAATCAAGGTTATGGACGTGCGTGAATATGCGGATGTTCTGGCGGAGTGCATTGCTCTTCTGCCGGAGGAGACTGTCATCGCGCGTCTCATGGGGGATGCCGCAGGGGATACGCTGATTGCGCCTAAGTGGGAAATCTCCAAGAATGAGTTTATTAATCTTCTCAAAAGCGTAATGCGTGAAAAGGGACTGCGTCAGGGAGATTCATTCGGGAAATGA
- a CDS encoding NAD(P)H-hydrate dehydratase: MEILNSASMSEADRLTIQETGIPSAVLMENAAAAVFDYISSLEIPKDRIAIAAGSGNNGGDGFALARRLANAGCIVDVFVCQPEKLKGDAKLNYDILLKFPVSVIELEDEAPLFDSYDITVDAIFGTGFKGEVTGFYAELIESINETSNFVLSIDIPSGLSGSSHNVNGICVDADATVTFCRPKIPHCMYPAKKFCGEVAVTDISIPDFNVEAVADRLYLVTEALLPRLSKRETDSHKGTYGHAVIAGGSAGKTGAAVMASISCSAAGAGLVTCMIPAGLNYTAEVGALEIMSFPVGIEDHFKAEGAEEAADFLEGKSALAIGPGIGRKDGTGAFVREILSKSTLPAVIDADGLYHLDKETLQTLKGHAVLTPHIGEFARMTGLSVEEVQADRLNLARTFAAQYGIVLVLKSADTIIATPERMTFINISGSPALAKGGSGDCLTGLITGFISQGYEPAEAAVLGCYILGAAARRASEGSSERSVMTTDVINEIGAVIGELED, encoded by the coding sequence ATGGAAATTCTTAATTCCGCCTCCATGTCTGAGGCGGACAGACTCACCATTCAGGAAACGGGGATTCCCTCTGCCGTATTGATGGAAAATGCCGCTGCTGCCGTTTTTGACTACATCAGCTCCCTTGAGATCCCCAAGGACAGGATAGCCATAGCCGCGGGCTCCGGCAACAACGGCGGAGACGGCTTCGCCCTCGCCCGACGTCTGGCGAATGCTGGCTGCATTGTAGATGTATTTGTCTGTCAGCCTGAAAAACTCAAAGGCGACGCAAAGCTGAACTACGATATTCTGCTGAAATTCCCCGTAAGCGTTATAGAGCTTGAGGATGAGGCTCCCCTTTTCGATTCATACGACATAACAGTTGACGCCATCTTCGGCACAGGATTCAAAGGCGAAGTCACAGGCTTTTACGCCGAACTTATCGAATCAATCAACGAAACATCAAACTTCGTGCTTTCAATAGATATACCAAGCGGGCTTTCCGGCAGTTCCCATAATGTAAACGGCATATGCGTTGACGCTGACGCCACAGTGACATTCTGCCGCCCGAAAATACCCCACTGTATGTACCCCGCCAAAAAATTCTGCGGCGAAGTGGCTGTGACAGACATATCCATACCTGATTTCAATGTGGAAGCCGTGGCAGACAGGCTTTATCTTGTTACCGAAGCTCTCCTTCCCCGTCTGAGCAAACGTGAAACCGACTCCCACAAGGGAACCTACGGACACGCGGTGATCGCCGGAGGTTCCGCAGGAAAAACAGGCGCCGCCGTTATGGCGTCAATCTCCTGCTCCGCGGCGGGCGCAGGGCTTGTAACCTGCATGATACCGGCAGGACTGAACTACACAGCGGAGGTCGGAGCCCTTGAGATAATGAGCTTCCCCGTGGGGATAGAAGACCACTTCAAAGCCGAAGGAGCGGAGGAAGCGGCAGATTTCCTCGAAGGAAAAAGCGCTCTCGCCATCGGACCCGGAATAGGAAGAAAGGACGGCACGGGCGCATTCGTCCGTGAGATACTGTCCAAAAGCACACTTCCTGCCGTGATCGATGCGGACGGGCTGTATCACCTTGACAAGGAAACGCTCCAGACACTCAAAGGACATGCGGTGCTGACACCGCACATAGGAGAATTTGCCCGCATGACAGGGCTTTCCGTTGAGGAAGTTCAGGCAGACAGGCTGAACCTCGCCCGCACATTCGCCGCTCAGTACGGTATTGTGCTTGTGCTGAAAAGCGCAGATACGATAATAGCGACTCCCGAAAGAATGACCTTCATAAATATAAGCGGCTCCCCCGCACTCGCCAAAGGCGGCAGCGGAGACTGCCTGACTGGGCTGATAACAGGCTTCATTTCCCAAGGATACGAACCGGCGGAGGCGGCTGTTCTAGGCTGCTACATCCTCGGCGCCGCTGCCCGCAGAGCATCCGAAGGCAGTAGCGAAAGAAGCGTTATGACCACGGATGTGATAAACGAAATCGGAGCGGTGATAGGTGAACTTGAAGATTAG
- the trxB gene encoding thioredoxin-disulfide reductase, translating to MQDFFNFQDIKEEYDVVILGAGPAGLTAAMYAARDNLSTLLLEKQFPGGQVATTEFVENYPGFPEGLMGADLSEKMYAHAEKFGVVIRAAECQNIEVKGDYKYLTIKNLSFQIKAKALILCLGAHWKRLDVTGENRFFGRGVSFCATCDGSFYKDKEIAVIGGGDSAVEEGLYLTKFASKVTIIHRRDKLRAAKIYQDRALKHEKMSFIWDTVVTAVNGDQKVSSVSLKNLKTGEESELEVAGIFVFIGQTADTELVKDLIKLDESGFIVADETTETSVPGIFAAGDVRWKPLRQITTAVADGSVAAKAAGKYIGEVFEQ from the coding sequence ATGCAGGACTTTTTCAACTTTCAGGATATTAAGGAAGAATATGACGTAGTGATTCTCGGCGCGGGTCCTGCGGGTCTTACCGCTGCGATGTACGCAGCCAGAGACAATCTCAGTACCCTTTTGCTCGAAAAGCAGTTCCCCGGCGGTCAGGTCGCAACCACCGAATTTGTGGAAAACTATCCGGGGTTTCCTGAAGGGCTCATGGGAGCTGATTTAAGCGAGAAAATGTACGCCCATGCGGAAAAATTCGGCGTTGTGATCCGCGCTGCGGAATGTCAGAACATAGAAGTTAAGGGTGACTATAAATACCTTACAATAAAAAACCTCTCCTTTCAGATAAAGGCTAAAGCTCTTATTCTCTGTCTCGGCGCACACTGGAAAAGGCTTGATGTAACAGGTGAAAACAGATTTTTTGGGCGCGGTGTGTCTTTCTGCGCCACCTGTGACGGCTCCTTCTACAAAGACAAGGAAATTGCCGTAATCGGCGGCGGCGATTCTGCCGTTGAGGAAGGTCTGTACCTTACGAAATTCGCCAGCAAAGTAACCATAATCCATCGCAGGGACAAGCTGCGCGCGGCAAAAATATATCAGGACAGAGCACTCAAACATGAAAAAATGAGCTTCATATGGGATACTGTGGTAACAGCGGTGAACGGCGACCAGAAAGTGAGCTCAGTATCTCTGAAAAACCTGAAAACAGGCGAAGAATCAGAGCTTGAGGTAGCGGGCATCTTCGTTTTCATAGGTCAGACGGCGGATACAGAACTTGTCAAAGATCTTATCAAGCTTGACGAAAGCGGCTTTATAGTGGCGGATGAAACCACCGAAACCAGCGTTCCGGGCATTTTTGCCGCAGGCGATGTGCGCTGGAAACCCCTAAGGCAGATCACAACGGCAGTGGCTGACGGCTCGGTAGCCGCCAAGGCAGCCGGAAAATACATCGGCGAAGTATTTGAACAATAA
- the rsmI gene encoding 16S rRNA (cytidine(1402)-2'-O)-methyltransferase, which produces MSSNPLLSFVPTPVGNLGDITIRAVAALRAADIVFAEDTRTALKLLSHLEIKVKIESFHKDNEKKTIHRVMELLGEGKKIAVISEAGSPCISDPGMYLSAALREANIQFEALPGATAFVPALTLSGFDTSDFYFHGFLPHKLSEKKGEIEKLKTINSLIVFYESPHRVAETLKLLIDNFPVPVSLSREISKLHEETLLISTEEDINALMLKGEFVLVVNNRREEEKEEKEDFRELAETLIKEGLSAKDCLTVLKALGVKRNAAYSAINEIINR; this is translated from the coding sequence ATGAGCAGTAACCCTCTTCTCAGCTTTGTCCCCACACCCGTGGGTAATCTGGGCGATATAACAATACGGGCTGTTGCCGCCCTGCGCGCGGCGGATATTGTCTTCGCCGAAGACACCAGAACAGCTCTTAAACTTCTCAGCCACCTTGAAATCAAGGTTAAAATCGAATCATTCCACAAGGATAACGAGAAAAAAACCATTCACCGTGTTATGGAACTGCTCGGCGAGGGTAAAAAAATCGCCGTTATCAGCGAAGCGGGCTCCCCCTGTATATCAGACCCGGGAATGTACCTCAGCGCCGCCCTGCGTGAAGCGAATATACAGTTTGAGGCTCTGCCCGGGGCGACTGCGTTTGTTCCTGCGCTCACTCTCTCCGGATTTGACACCTCTGATTTCTACTTTCACGGTTTTTTGCCCCATAAGCTGTCTGAAAAGAAGGGTGAAATTGAAAAACTCAAAACGATAAACAGCCTCATTGTCTTCTATGAATCCCCTCACAGGGTTGCTGAAACTCTTAAGCTCCTCATTGATAATTTCCCCGTCCCTGTCTCACTCAGCAGGGAGATAAGCAAACTCCACGAGGAAACCCTCCTGATAAGCACCGAAGAGGATATAAACGCCCTCATGCTGAAGGGTGAGTTTGTTCTGGTGGTAAACAACCGCAGAGAGGAAGAAAAGGAAGAGAAAGAGGATTTCAGGGAACTGGCGGAAACCCTGATAAAGGAGGGGCTGTCCGCCAAGGACTGCCTGACTGTTCTGAAAGCCTTGGGTGTTAAAAGAAACGCAGCCTACTCAGCCATTAACGAAATTATAAACCGCTGA
- the tsaE gene encoding tRNA (adenosine(37)-N6)-threonylcarbamoyltransferase complex ATPase subunit type 1 TsaE, producing the protein MNLKISTSSPEETAETAKSLINELTGKTVLLNGNLGAGKTTFVKAFAQASGCREEGSSPTFTLMQRYRGETDILHFDLYRLNHFEELETIGFFETMDEKATKFIEWAEKFKLEDELESFVIIDIKNLGGDKRELLIKE; encoded by the coding sequence GTGAACTTGAAGATTAGCACATCATCCCCCGAAGAAACCGCAGAAACGGCAAAAAGCCTTATAAACGAGCTCACAGGAAAGACTGTTCTCCTCAACGGAAATCTGGGGGCGGGCAAAACAACCTTCGTAAAAGCGTTCGCACAAGCCTCCGGTTGCAGAGAGGAGGGCTCAAGCCCCACTTTTACCCTGATGCAGAGATACAGAGGCGAAACGGATATTCTTCACTTTGACCTTTACAGGCTCAACCACTTTGAGGAACTGGAAACAATCGGCTTTTTTGAAACCATGGATGAAAAGGCGACCAAGTTTATTGAGTGGGCGGAAAAGTTCAAGCTGGAAGATGAGCTTGAAAGTTTTGTAATAATTGATATAAAAAATCTCGGCGGCGATAAGAGAGAGCTGCTAATAAAGGAATAG
- a CDS encoding TlpA family protein disulfide reductase: MKKARFFDGKSILVFGIIALAFYTLWQSRFNEALPEGYKAEKLEFRTLEGQTFTTDEIGIPVMLVFLNTKTFFTSNIYPNLIMKAVPELKLIEQAGYMKLIVVTDVEQTPESVKKLLGRNKYKILENSIYLSNTELLSGYFGVRSWPHFFLMDRNNTILYQDKVPSVDKIIRILKGV, translated from the coding sequence TTGAAAAAGGCTCGCTTCTTCGACGGTAAAAGTATTCTGGTTTTCGGCATAATCGCCCTTGCCTTCTATACACTCTGGCAGAGCAGGTTTAATGAAGCTCTGCCGGAAGGTTATAAGGCGGAAAAGCTGGAGTTTCGGACCCTTGAAGGGCAAACTTTCACTACAGATGAAATAGGAATACCGGTCATGCTTGTGTTCCTCAACACAAAAACCTTCTTCACCAGCAATATATATCCTAACCTGATAATGAAGGCGGTTCCTGAACTGAAACTGATTGAGCAGGCAGGCTACATGAAGCTGATTGTGGTCACGGATGTTGAGCAGACGCCCGAATCGGTCAAAAAACTACTCGGACGGAATAAGTATAAAATCCTTGAAAATAGCATCTATTTGAGTAATACTGAACTATTGTCAGGCTACTTCGGTGTTCGGAGCTGGCCTCATTTTTTTCTGATGGACAGGAACAACACAATACTTTACCAAGATAAAGTTCCCTCCGTGGATAAGATTATTCGCATACTTAAAGGAGTATAA
- a CDS encoding Trm112 family protein: MALKPELIEVLACPKCKTGVRVSKNGKAIVCDACRLVYEIKDDIPVMLIDEAKQVENTEEY, translated from the coding sequence ATGGCTTTAAAACCCGAACTTATAGAAGTGCTGGCATGCCCCAAATGCAAAACAGGCGTGAGAGTATCCAAAAACGGCAAAGCGATAGTCTGTGACGCATGCAGGCTCGTTTACGAGATAAAGGACGACATTCCCGTTATGCTTATTGACGAAGCCAAGCAGGTTGAAAACACGGAAGAGTATTAA
- a CDS encoding DUF2914 domain-containing protein, translating into MKKAFLVFLAVLLMTNLAHAQTKVSRIVVTTGIENKEPADNVSTVGGGMQDIYCFTEIQTDEYPTEITHIWIHEKNIEAEVKLFIGSPKWRTYSSKTISPDKTGEWKVEIYAQSGQLIDSVDFKVNEQ; encoded by the coding sequence ATGAAAAAGGCGTTTCTTGTTTTCCTTGCGGTTTTACTTATGACGAATCTGGCTCATGCGCAGACAAAAGTCAGCAGAATAGTTGTGACCACAGGCATAGAAAACAAAGAGCCTGCGGACAATGTGAGCACCGTCGGCGGCGGCATGCAGGACATCTACTGCTTTACCGAAATCCAGACGGATGAGTACCCCACCGAAATAACCCACATCTGGATACATGAAAAAAACATTGAGGCGGAAGTCAAGCTCTTCATTGGCTCCCCGAAATGGAGAACATACAGCTCCAAAACCATCAGCCCCGATAAAACAGGGGAGTGGAAAGTGGAGATATACGCCCAGAGCGGTCAGCTTATAGACTCTGTAGACTTTAAGGTTAATGAGCAGTAA
- the nadC gene encoding carboxylating nicotinate-nucleotide diphosphorylase, whose product MLINGYTRRLIQLALDEDIGTGDLTAGAFESFKSQATFNFIAKENCIICGTKVAQEVYFMLDHEVKVEFSVKDGDRITERRIIGQVTGPASSILTGERTSLNFLQRLSGVATNTAKYVEALGDSKIKILDTRKTTPGWRRIEKYAVKTGGGWNHRLGLFDGVMLKDNHVDAAGSITGAVKNVRRFIPTTVKVEVETRNLKEVEEAVEAGADIIMLDNFDIPAIQEAVRVIDKRAKIEVSGGVTLEFLKQLRDVDVDYVSIGALTHQATGVDISLKMRG is encoded by the coding sequence ATGCTGATAAACGGATACACCAGAAGGCTCATACAGCTTGCCCTCGATGAGGACATAGGAACAGGCGACCTCACGGCGGGAGCGTTTGAGTCCTTCAAATCTCAGGCGACTTTTAACTTCATAGCCAAGGAAAACTGCATCATCTGCGGAACCAAGGTTGCGCAGGAGGTTTATTTCATGCTTGATCACGAAGTGAAGGTGGAGTTCTCCGTAAAAGACGGCGACCGCATTACGGAACGCCGTATAATCGGTCAGGTCACCGGACCGGCAAGCTCGATTCTCACGGGTGAAAGAACTTCGCTTAACTTCCTCCAGAGGCTTTCAGGGGTTGCCACCAACACGGCAAAATACGTTGAAGCTCTGGGAGATTCCAAAATTAAAATACTCGACACCCGCAAAACAACTCCGGGCTGGCGCAGGATAGAGAAATACGCCGTCAAGACAGGCGGCGGCTGGAACCACAGGCTCGGTCTCTTCGACGGCGTAATGCTTAAGGACAACCATGTGGACGCTGCGGGCAGCATCACGGGAGCCGTTAAAAACGTTCGCCGGTTCATTCCCACCACCGTAAAGGTGGAGGTGGAAACCCGTAACCTCAAGGAGGTTGAAGAGGCAGTGGAAGCCGGAGCGGACATAATAATGCTTGATAACTTTGACATTCCGGCAATTCAGGAAGCTGTCAGAGTCATTGATAAAAGAGCAAAAATTGAGGTATCGGGCGGCGTAACCCTTGAGTTTCTGAAACAGCTCAGAGACGTGGATGTGGACTATGTTTCCATAGGCGCCCTCACCCATCAGGCGACAGGAGTCGACATAAGCCTTAAAATGCGGGGTTAG
- a CDS encoding valine--tRNA ligase codes for MPKEIPTRIDPKEFEADIYAEWIKDNRFHANENSGKPAYSIVIPPPNVTGSLHMGHALNNTLQDILIRYHRLAGFEALWMPGTDHAGIATQNVVEKQLAAEGTDRHALGRDAFIERVWKWRTESGGTIINQLKRLGCSCDWERERFTMDEGLSAAVRKVFVTLYKEGLIYRSDYIVNWCPRCHTALSDLEVEHEDTEGAFYQILYPVKDSDIKLTVATTRPETMLGDTAVAVHPEDERYRHLIGKTVILPLMNREIPVIGDEYVDMEMGTGCLKVTPAHDPNDFEIGRRHDLPAVKVMDESGKINANGGQFAGLDRFVARKQVIDELDRLGLFVKKDAHMHSVGHCQRCTTIVEPTISKQWFVKIKPLAEKAIEGVETGDIKIYPESWKNTYYEWMYNIRDWCISRQIWWGHRIPAWYCAGCGEIIVETEDPDTCPKCGSASLTQDPDVLDTWFSSALWPFSTMGWPEKTKTLEKFYPTSCLVTGFDILFFWVARMIMDGYKFMDEKPFKEVYLHALVRDQHGQKMSKSKGNVIDPLVMIDKFGADSFRFTLAAFAAQGRDIKMSEERIDGYRNFVNKIWNASRFIMMNFEDGAPLPPADRLKIEDKWILMNLRKTAEQTAEAIKKYDFNEGALSIYSFFWHKFCDWYIEFIKPRIYNEETKADAMAVAAYVLEKSLIILHPFMPFVTEYIYKMLTGRQSVMAETYPEPDFTWQTEMEETDAVIELVSLIRNVRGEYNVSMSKQLKAWVKTDSAKTKELFTHAKDRVINLARLESMDFTDAEPADSVANIAGSFTVYVPLQGLIDVEAEIKKLEKEQKAVEKDLNVYGGKLKNEKYLANAAPEIIEKDKKKFEEVSTLAAKIEENLRRLKSQC; via the coding sequence ATGCCGAAAGAAATACCCACGCGAATCGACCCGAAGGAATTTGAAGCAGACATTTACGCGGAATGGATAAAGGATAACAGGTTTCATGCGAATGAAAATTCCGGAAAACCCGCCTATTCCATAGTAATACCTCCGCCAAACGTCACAGGCTCGCTTCACATGGGGCATGCGCTGAACAATACTTTGCAGGATATTCTCATCCGCTATCACCGTCTTGCGGGTTTTGAAGCCCTATGGATGCCCGGAACGGATCACGCAGGGATCGCCACACAGAATGTGGTGGAAAAACAGCTCGCTGCCGAAGGAACAGACAGGCACGCCCTCGGGCGTGACGCTTTCATAGAAAGAGTATGGAAATGGCGTACGGAATCAGGCGGAACAATCATAAACCAGCTTAAACGCCTCGGCTGTTCCTGCGACTGGGAGCGTGAGCGCTTCACAATGGACGAAGGGCTCAGCGCCGCAGTCCGCAAGGTATTTGTGACTCTGTATAAGGAAGGGCTGATCTACCGCTCGGACTATATTGTAAACTGGTGCCCCAGATGCCATACCGCCCTCAGCGACCTTGAGGTTGAGCACGAAGACACCGAAGGCGCCTTCTATCAGATCCTTTACCCTGTCAAAGACAGCGATATAAAACTCACAGTAGCCACAACCAGACCTGAAACAATGCTGGGTGATACAGCAGTTGCCGTTCATCCGGAAGATGAAAGATACAGACACCTCATAGGCAAAACCGTTATCCTGCCCCTGATGAACCGTGAGATACCCGTAATCGGCGATGAATACGTTGATATGGAAATGGGAACAGGCTGCCTGAAAGTTACCCCCGCTCACGATCCCAACGACTTTGAAATAGGCAGAAGGCATGACCTTCCTGCTGTCAAGGTAATGGACGAAAGCGGCAAAATAAACGCCAACGGCGGGCAGTTCGCAGGGCTGGACAGGTTCGTCGCCAGAAAGCAGGTCATTGATGAGCTGGACAGGCTCGGTCTCTTCGTAAAAAAAGATGCTCACATGCACAGCGTCGGTCACTGCCAGAGATGCACTACAATTGTTGAACCCACAATCTCCAAACAGTGGTTCGTGAAGATAAAGCCTCTGGCGGAAAAAGCCATTGAGGGCGTGGAAACGGGCGACATTAAAATCTACCCCGAATCATGGAAAAACACATACTACGAATGGATGTACAACATCCGTGACTGGTGCATCAGCCGCCAGATATGGTGGGGGCACAGAATTCCCGCGTGGTACTGCGCAGGATGCGGAGAGATTATAGTAGAGACGGAAGACCCCGACACATGCCCGAAATGCGGCAGCGCCAGCCTCACTCAGGATCCTGACGTTCTGGATACATGGTTCTCCTCCGCCCTCTGGCCTTTTTCAACCATGGGCTGGCCGGAAAAAACCAAAACACTGGAAAAATTCTACCCTACCTCCTGCCTTGTTACAGGGTTCGACATCCTGTTCTTCTGGGTGGCAAGGATGATAATGGACGGGTATAAGTTCATGGATGAAAAGCCTTTTAAAGAGGTTTATCTCCATGCCCTCGTGCGTGATCAGCACGGGCAGAAAATGAGCAAATCAAAGGGGAACGTAATAGATCCCTTGGTGATGATAGATAAATTCGGAGCGGATTCCTTCCGCTTCACTCTCGCCGCGTTTGCCGCTCAGGGGCGTGATATAAAAATGTCCGAAGAGCGCATAGACGGTTACAGAAACTTTGTGAACAAGATATGGAACGCCTCAAGGTTCATCATGATGAATTTTGAGGATGGCGCTCCCCTGCCCCCTGCGGACAGGCTGAAAATTGAAGATAAATGGATTCTCATGAACCTCCGCAAAACAGCGGAGCAGACAGCCGAAGCCATCAAGAAATACGACTTCAACGAAGGAGCGCTGAGCATATACAGCTTCTTCTGGCATAAGTTCTGCGACTGGTACATAGAGTTCATCAAGCCCAGAATCTACAATGAGGAGACCAAAGCGGACGCAATGGCAGTGGCGGCTTACGTTCTTGAAAAATCTCTGATTATCCTTCATCCGTTCATGCCCTTTGTGACGGAGTATATCTATAAAATGCTCACAGGCAGACAGTCAGTAATGGCTGAAACCTATCCCGAGCCGGACTTCACATGGCAGACGGAAATGGAGGAGACGGACGCAGTTATTGAGCTTGTGAGCCTTATCCGAAACGTGCGGGGCGAATATAATGTTTCCATGTCCAAGCAGCTTAAGGCATGGGTAAAAACAGACAGCGCCAAGACAAAAGAGCTCTTCACCCACGCCAAAGACAGGGTAATAAACCTCGCAAGGCTTGAGAGCATGGACTTCACCGATGCGGAACCCGCCGACTCCGTAGCGAACATTGCCGGCAGTTTCACTGTCTATGTTCCCCTTCAGGGTCTTATAGATGTGGAGGCAGAGATCAAAAAACTTGAGAAAGAGCAGAAAGCGGTGGAAAAAGATCTCAATGTGTACGGCGGCAAGCTGAAAAACGAGAAGTATCTCGCCAATGCTGCACCTGAGATCATTGAAAAAGACAAAAAGAAATTTGAAGAGGTCTCAACCCTTGCCGCTAAGATAGAAGAAAACCTCAGGAGACTGAAAAGCCAATGCTGA